Proteins from a single region of Ananas comosus cultivar F153 linkage group 3, ASM154086v1, whole genome shotgun sequence:
- the LOC109707244 gene encoding uncharacterized protein LOC109707244, translated as MDSRGAKHNCRNGSNNKCSPIVLGPVVVGVNRREEEESVRRSLLPPRGAEKGGTARKFRKGGSRRKVQWNDRKGKKLVEVLEYQPSDSSDSDDDYLDSCICSMM; from the exons ATGGATTCGCGGGGCGCGAAGCATAACTGTCGCAATGGGAGCAACAACAAGTGTAGTCCAATTGTGTTGGGCCCTGTTGTTGTTGGAGTGAAcaggagagaagaggaggagagtgTGAGGAGGTCTCTTTTGCCGCCGCGGGGGGCGGAGAAGGGGGGGACGGCGCGCAAGTTTCGGAAGGGGGGGTCGCGGCGGAAGGTGCAGTGGAATGATAGGAAGGGGAAGAAACTCGTCGAAGTGTTAGAGTACCAGCCGAG TGATTCGAGTGATTCAGATGACGATTATCTCGACTCGTGCATATGCTCCATGATGTAA